In the genome of Candidatus Hydrogenedens sp., the window ATAAAGGTTATTGTTCAGACTTAACGAGAACATTTGTATTGGGTGTCATACCCGGAACATGGTTTATAGATATGTATGAAACAGTATTATCGGCTCAACTTTCTGCTTTATCGGTTCTATGTCCGGGTAAATATTCAAATGAAATTGATAATATAGCCCGTAGTTATATATCTGGAAAAGGTTTTGGAAAATACTTTGGACATGGTTTAGGACATGGCGTTGGAATGGAAATTCATGAACCACCACGGTTAAACACTGATAGTTCCTCTATATTAAAAGAAGGTTTTATTATTACGATCGAGCCAGGTATTTATATACCTGATAAAGGCGGTGTTCGTATAGAAGATACTGTTTTAATAACAAATGACGGATACGAACGGCTAACCACTTCGAATAAAGATTTAATAGTTCTTCCTGTTTAATTTTTCTATTTAATATATCCAAAACTTCTGGCAGGTAAAAAGATTGTATTATCATCGGTATTTATTATTTTACAAAAAGCGACACACTTTTCTTGTTTGTTTTCATAAATATAAACATGTTTTTGTTTGTTTTTGTCTTTAAACTCTATTTTTTGTTGTTTATTAGATAGGTTTGCCCAAAATAGATTGTCCCCAATTTTTGTGATTTTAATGAAAACAGGATTTGTAGTAATAACCGGGTAAATTTTATCTCCTGGATGTGTATTGTTCGTAAAAATTTTCAAAGCATAATAAATAGGAAATAACTGCCAATTTTTATCCGCATAACCCCATAGGCCTATCCTCATAGGTTCTTTTAGCCCCGGATACCTTACTTCCTGTAAACACCATATACTAAAACCTGATACTCCTTGATTTAACCCATCTATCATTGCTGAATATGTATAAAGTGCGCCATCATATTCTTGCATAATAGGATTAATGGATGGAGGTTGAAATCTATGGTCTGTTATACCAAATTCAGTAACAACAAAAGGTTTTTTGCTATTAAGTTTGCTATTTTTTACTAATTCTAAACGGGTTTTAAATAATTCGTTTGTGAAATAAGAGCTGCTAAAATGACAATAAAAATGCGATGCCCATAAATTTACTATATGGCTATAATCCTTATTCTCCAGACAGGCCTCCAACCAATCGGTGCCCATAGCATCATCACTGCCGATTATTTTAAGTTTAATATTATTTTTTTTGAATTCCTCCTTCAACAACTTATGAATTTCAATAAATTTGTTCAGTCTATTGTCATATGTTTTGAAGAAATAATTCGGTTCATTTGTTAGAGTAAAATATTTTATATTGTCAAATTTTTTTATTTTAATAAGGTAATTCAGAAGTGCAATTATAGTATTCACTCTTTTTTCTATGTTCTCCCATGTATCTTTCATACCCCAATCAACACATGTTATATTAACCTTTGTATTCAAATCTTTATATTCTTGTAAAGTCCTGCATAAACTTTGCATTCCGTCGCTTTCAAATGTAAATGTTTTCCCATCATCTGAAGGATTCCAATCTTTGAACCAGGTAAATGTTCGAACCCAATGAGGTTTTAATTCACTAAGCCTATCTTTACGAATTTTTATGGCTTCTTCATTTACACCGTCCTGTGAATTATTCTTATCATAAAATCTTCCATCGTCCTCTGCACCAAATCCAATCAAAGGGAACTTTATCGGTTTTTTACTAATATTTAGATGGATTATATCCTCATTACAAACATTTGCAGCAGAAAGACAGGAAAAAATTGGTTCCGTACTTTCAATTTTTCCTTGATTATGTATATATATGGATACTCTTACTTTTTTTGTTTTGGGGGGCGTCTTTGCATATAACTTTATAGGGATATAATGTTGTGTAGGTTCGGTAAGTCTCTCTTCGACATATTCTATCCTTTTTCCTTCATTATCTATAAAACTTATACTAAGTCCTCCCCCTATAGAATTTTCATGCCAGAGTAAACGCATCCGAGCGTTAGCATGAACAAACTGTCCTTCCTCTACTGGGAAATCACAATAATAATGATGCCATTTATTATCTTTATCGCTTTCTACTACTTCTAATTCGTAAATCTTTTCTTTATCAGAAGTAGTAATTATTTTCTTTTTAATTGAAGAATCCGAAGTAAGCCATTGTAGTTCATTTGTTCCAATCTCGTTGGCATTACTGAAAATGAAATGAGCAATAAATACAAGTGAGAATATGTAGGGCATTTGATTATAAATTCTATTTGTTATTTTCTATTTTCCCACGAGTAAACAGGTCATATAGAACAGGTATAACAATTAAGGTTAGCACACCACTAAAAGCAATACCGCCGATACTTGCAATACCTAAATCTGTTCTTATTTCACTTCCCAAACCTTTCCCGGTTGCTATCGGAATCATACCAGCAACTGCGGCTAATGTAATCATAAGTATAGGTCTAAATTGTTCACCAGCAGATTGTATCATAGCCTTATGTCTTGAAACACCAGATGCTACAAGTTGATTAAGTCGGTCAATTATTAGAATGGCATTGTTTACTACAATACCGGATAGCATAACAAGACCAAGTAAGACAAACATAGAAATTGAATAACCTGTTAGGTATAAAGATAGAACAACACCTATTAATCCTAAAGGTAAGGTTACTAATATAAAAAATGGTTGTTTGAAAGATTCAAGAATGGCTGCCAATACAAGAATAATAAGGACGATAGCAATAATACCTGCTCTTGCAAATTCCTGTTGTGCTTCTACCATTACTTCATTTTCACCAAAGAAATAATAATCGTATCCCTGAGGTAAATTTCCATATTTCTTTATCACATCTGTCAATTCTGCAACGGCAGTTCCTAATGGTTTACGAGGTGCAAGTCCAGCAAATAACTTTTCTATTTTCCGTTTATCTTTTCTTAAAACATTTACAGGTGCTGTTTTTTCTTCTATTTTGGCAACAGTTGTTAAATTAATAGGTTTTCCGGGTGCACCAGGTAACAAGAAATTTTCTACCTGCTGTTTCCCTTCTATTTCGTCGAATTTAACAACGATATCATAATTCCTTCCTTGCTGTTTATAAACTCCTGCTGTTATACCTTCAAGATTTCCACGAAGAAGCATACCTAAAATTACAGGAGGGAAATTTATATCCGAAAGCAAAGGTTTGTCTGGATAAATCTTCAATTCGGGTCTTCCGCCACGAATACTTGTATCAATATCTTTTAATCCTTCTAAACTTTTTGCTTGCGTTTCTAATCTTTTAACAATTTTTTGTATTTCTTCTCTATCTTCCCCAAAAATTTCTAATTCAATAGGGATAGATTGTCCACCTATTGCAGTTGGACTTCCCACACTATATTTGCAATCGGGATAATTCTCTAACAATTTTCTTACTTTATCTTTTATTTTGTCAATAGGCATATCAGGTCGTTCTGGTTTCTCATTAAAGACAAGTAGTATTTGTGCGACATAAACACCTTCCGATGTTTGCCCCATTATCCCCTGTATTTTACCTACAGAAGAAAGCACATGTTTTAAATAAGGCAAGTCTTTTACTCTTTCCTCCACTTCTTTAACTCTCTTTATTGTATTTTTCAAACTATAATGCGTGGGATATTCTAATCTGATAAAAAGAGTTCCTCTGTCTGGTTCCTCAAAGAACCCGAATCCTATTTTTTGAATTAGATTAAAGGTAAGGATAAATATAACAACAATACCGAAAGTAAATAAAAGGGAAGTCAATCGTCTATGTTCAAAGAATTTCAAGACCCCTATATAACCATTTTTCATAAAATCTAAAAACATATTAAATATTTGTTCAAACTTATAAATAATACCTCTTTTTTTCGTAGATTTTAACAAAATAGAAGCGAGCAATGGTGTCATTGTAAATGATATGAACAGTGAAACGGCTGTAACTATAATCATTGTCCATGCAAAAGGTGCCAAGAACAGACCTACTTGGGAACCCATAGTAGCGATGGGAAATAACACTACAAGATTTGTTCCGGCACTTGCCAGTACGGCAATAAATACACGACTTGCACCTTTAATCGCTGATTCTTTGGGTTCCTGACTTTTTTGAAATTCTGTCATTATACTCTCTAATACTACAATTGAGTTTGTAACAAGTATCCCTACAGACAGCCCTAATGAAATAAGTGTGCTTATATTTAAACTGTAGCCTAAAAGACTAATAAAGAAAAGTCCTACGACTATTGTTAAAGGCATTGTAATACCAACAATAAAAGTAAGCCGAAAATTATACAAGAAGAAGAAAAGTATTAATGCTGTAAGAATAATCCCTTGAATAATATCACCTGTAGTACTATCCACAGTTGCTTTAATAAAACTTCCCTCATCATTTACCCATACCAATTCCATTCCTACGGGCAAAGAAGATTGTATATTTCCAATAGCGGAACGAACAGACTCAACAACTCTTACTGTATTCGCTTCTGCCCTTTTGACAATACGAATGTATATACATGATTTTCCATCAAGAAATGCAGATTGTCTTATTTCTTTAGAACTAAAAACTACCTTACCAATATCTTTAATATAACATCTTGAACCCTCTTTTGATATTATAGGCAAAGTTTCTAGCTGTTCTATCTGGTGGTATTCTGCATCATATTTTACAGAATATTCCGTCTCTCCCTCTCTTACCCTACCTGAAGGGATTAGTCGAACTCCTTTTTGAATTGCTTCTACAATATCTAAAGAAGTCAAACCTCTTGAAGCCAGTTTATCTCTATCTAATAGGACATGAACTTCTTTTTTTGCACCACCGACAAGTTCAACATTAGCAACTCCTTCAATTGTTGTTAACTTATCCTTCAATTGGTTATCAGCGTAATCATATAATTCGTCTATTGGAATATCTCCTGTGAGGGCTAAATCTATTATAGGGACCGCATTAATATCGAATTTTAATACTTTAGGCTTTTCTGTCCCTTCAGGGAAATCATTTTGTATCAGGTCTAATTTTTCTCGGACATCATACGCAGCGACATCCACATCCACATTAAGTTGAAATTCAAGGAAGGTTTGACACACATTTTCCATACAGTTTGATGTAACATGCTTTAACCCATCTATGGTAAAAACAGCATCTTCAATTCGCCGTGCTATATCGGTTTCAATTTCTTCAGGACTTGCTCCGGGATATACGGTTACAACGGTTACATAAGGAACATCTACTTTAGGGAAAAATTCAAGTCCCATTCTGTAATAGGCTTCTATTCCTAAAAAGGTAAGGCCAATAAATAAACATGTAACTGCAACAGGTCGTCGAACAGATAGTTCTATTAAATTCATATTTATCTCTCCTCTAACACCTGCACAGTCTGACTATCTTTAATAAACGATTGTCCCATGCTTACAACTTTATCTCCTTCGTTTATTTCACCTTCAATGATTTCTATCCAACCATCTGTCTCAAAACCTGTATTTACTATTACTTTTTGAGATTTGCTATCCACAATCTTATACAAATATCTTTCCTTACCTTGTGTAATCACACAGACTTTTGGAACGCCTAAGTTTTCTCTTTGTTCTAACAATACTTCTATTTTAGCCATAACTCCAGGTATAATCTTTTCATCTTTTTTATCCAAAATCGCTTTTATTTCAAATGTCCGCAAATTGGGTAATACTGTAGGACTTTTATAATTGACCGTAAGTGTATCAATTTTTTCTTCTTGCACATACAATTCTAATTGTGTCTCTTTTTCCTTTATATAAGGATAATATTCTGCAGGTAAAAATGCGGAGACCTCTAATACTTCTGGGTTATCTATCTTTACAACGGGTCTTCCTCCACCTATAAATTCATTTTTTTGTACGAATTTATAACTTATTTTCCCGGAAATAGGTGCATAGACTAATGAATCTGAAAGTGTCTTTTCCGCAATTTTAAGGGCATGTTCTGCTTTTTTTAATTGTTCGTTTACTAATTGACAAACTGCTTCTGCATGTTCTAATCCTGCTTTTGAAGCCTTATATCTTGTTTCCTGAAGTTCAAATGTATCTTTCGATACAGCCTTTTTCTCTAAAAGATGTTGAAATCTCTCGTAGTCTATTTGTGCTTTATCAAATTGTGCTTTCATATTGGCAAGATTGGCATCCGCTTCACGAATGGCGCATTTTGCAACATTCAAATCTTGTTTTGCAATTTCATACGCTTGTTCTACTTTTAATTTATCTACTTGAAACAAAGGTGTCTCGTTTGCTACAACGGTATCCCCTTCATCTACAAACAAGTCTGTAAGCACTCCATCAATTCGTGCTGATACAATAGCATGTTCTTTTGAATCAATAGTTCCCTGAACATCAATTGTTTTTTTAAACAATTTCTTTTGAACAGCTTCTACTTTTACAGGGAAAGCCTCTTCAGAATTAGACCCTTTTTCAGCTGAAACAATTTGTTTACCACAACTCATATTGAATAAAAAGAGTGGTATGATAACAAGTAATCTATAATGTATCTTCTTTTTATTTTTTACCATCTTTAGACTTCTCCTTTTCATTTTCGTTATAGATTAAACTTCCTGAATATGTTTTTCCGGTAGAATTCCATAACACAGCTATTGCTATCTGTTCTTGAATTCTGGCGTTAATAAGATTAATTTCCGCAATGCTTAATTCGTTCTGTACTGTTACAATATCTACTTCAGCAACCATACCTTCATTCCACTTTTCATTAGTTTCTCTATATTTCTCTTTATAATAAGTGTAGGCTTGCTCTGCTAATTTAAGGTCTTCTTTTGCCTTTTCCCAATTGGCTTTGGCTCTAATTACCCCAGCCATTAAAGATAAGGAAGTCTCTTCTCTTTCTAAAAATGCCTTTTCTCGTTTTTCCCTTGCTATCCGATACTGTTGTATATTTGCAAAGCCATTAAATAGTGTTAATATTCCATGTAATCCGGATAACACAGATTGAGAATATAAGGTATAAGAATTGGAGGTATATTGCCACTGGGTAAAGCCACCTATCAAAGGTAAAAAGTTAGTAATTGCAAGTTTTATTTCATCTTCACTAATTTCTACTTTACGGTCTTCTATCAAAATACGAGGGTGGTTTTTTAGTGCAATATAAATCATTTCTTCTGTATTGTTCGCAGGAATTGGAATGTCTACCTGCTTTGATAATTTGATTTTTTGAAGGGGTGAAATTCCCAATACGGTATTAAATTGGGCTTTTACTGTTTCTATCTCTTGTTGACATTGTTTCAAATCTCTTTCTCTTGACTGTTTTAACAAATAGACCTGCTCTTTTTGTGATTGAGTAAGCATTCCTTCTTCGTAAAAAGCGTTCACTTGTTCTGTTAGTTTATTGGCATTATCTAATTGCAGTTGTAAAGTTTTTTCTATGTTCTCCAATGCTAATATCTGGAAATATAAAGCGGTTGTTTGAAGGGCTATCATCTGACAGGTGTAATCTTTGACAAGATTAGTTATATTTACGCCTTTATTTCGCAGGTCATATAAAAACCATGTAGCAGGGGCAAAAATAGGTAGTTGTAATTGAATTGTATCCATTCGAATAGTTTGGTCCTGCATGGCTGTTGATAGTGGACCAAAATTAACCATAGGTTTGCGGTCGTAATTAACAATCTGAAATTCTGAGCTAATTTGTGGTAAAAAATTGGAAAAAGCGATATTTTTCTCCAATTTTGCTATTTTTTGTTCTATCTCTGATATTTTTACCTGTGCATTATTCTGCAATGCTATTTGAATACATTCATCTAAAGTCAATTCTTGTTCTGCTTTAACTTTTTCGGGAGTCTGCTCTTCTATTTTTTGTTTAAATTCGTTAAGGGATTCTTCTCGATATTTTTCAGGATTAACATGGGCACAAGAAGTTAAGATACCCATTGCTATAAATATAGTTGTTAATAAAAATTTGTGTATGTATATTTTTTCTTTAAAATTCATATATATTAGTTATTCCTCTTTTAAGTCTAAACCTTTCAATATCAGACTGGTAATATGTTCTTGTAGTTGCGACAAAAATTTTTGTGTATATTTTTCTGCTATATTTAATGCTAATTTAATACCGGGTTCGGCAAAAACATAGAAAGAAATTTCGCCCAGAATGGAAAAAGCCCAAAATCTACATTTCGCTAATGTATTTGCAGGGTTACATCTCATTAATACTTCAACTAAAGCATTTAACTCTGGAATAAATGTTTGGAATATAACATTCTCATATTTGGGAGGTGGTTCTACCAAACTTCTGAGGAGTAATCTCGAATACCATGCTGGATACTTATCAGACAAATAGTTCTGAGCTCTTTCCCCAATCAATTTTCTAATTATTTCTATACATTGTTCTTTTGAAGAATAATCCACGCTTTCATCTTGCAATATTTTTTGAGCAAGTGGACAGCGGACCTGCCACGCTACATATCGAAGAGATTCCATATATAAATTTTCTTTTGAACCGAAATAGTAATTAATAGAGGCAATATTTACATTTGATTTTTCTGCAATTTCACGAATAGAAACGCCATCAATACCAGAATTTGCAAATAGTTGACCGGCTGTTTCAATCAATTCAAGTCTTTTTCCTGTCCAATCGCGATTTATTTCTAACATATTTTAATAAAAATCCTATTTTAACAAATCTATTATAACACATACATTTGATTAAATCAAACGATTGTTTAACTATTTTTTATAGAAGTGAAATTTATAAATCTTTTGTATCTTTTTAGAAATGATGGGTATAACCTAATACGAGAGAAAATCCACCTGTGCTAAGTTCAGTACCTTTACCTAAATGAGAAAGCAAATCTCCCCTGCCAGTATCTTTCATCGTATTTTTTAAACCAAGAACACCTGAAATACTTACTTCATCATTATCGGTTATTTTTCTTGCTATTCCTAATGTAATATGGTCTTCACATAACACAGGAACTAATCCTGCTAAAAATACATGGTCTTCTGTAATTGGAGAGTTTCCATGACTGTAACCACTCATAATTCTCGTCTTTTCATTTAATCGATATTCCAATCCTATTTTTGTGCAAAATTGATTTACCCAATTAAAACCACCGTCTAATAGGTTTCTGCCGTAGGCTGGAATTCCTTCCCAATTCAACCATTTAAAATCCAGACTCAGGGTTAATTTATCCGTAAAATCATAGGCAACACCTGCATTTAATATCTGAGGCTGGTCTAATGGGTATTTTAATAAGTCTCTGTATTTATTAAATTTTTCGGTCCAATGGCGGGATGTATATGTTGCTCCTATTGAAAATTTATCCCATTTTTTATAAACACTTATATTAAATCCCGCACCTAATGAATCATCCCATTCAAAATCACCTCGAGTAGGTAATAAACTCAATGTGATATGGTCTGATTTAAATCGTGATATGGAGCCATGAAGTCCAAAACCTATAGACCAATCGTTATCAAATTTATATGCATAAGCAACTACAAGACGAGCGTGTTGATAAAACAATCTACGGTCTGCATTAAAAGGTCTCAATAACAAATTTCTTGAACTCTGGTAATCTACACCTGTTCCGCTCGGGACATATAAACCAAACCCCAATGTCCCTGTTTCTAAAGGTATAATCATTCCACCGGAAGCAATATTAAATAACCCATCTCCATCCAAATCCTCAAAACGATTTCCTAAAATACCCCTTGGTTGCATTTCCATATCGGTTTTTACTACATACCAGTTAACATCTAATCTTTTATCTAATTCCACCATACTTGCAGGGTTCATATAGCACCAATAGGCACTTCTTGGACTGGCTATTCCACTGGAAGCTCTCCCCAATTGAAAGGCATCGTTTCCTAATACAAATACCCCTTCATTGGCTGATAAATCATTCATAATAATGAATAATGAAGCGGTAATTATTGAAATGATAATCAATGAACACTGAAAGCATTTTTTTGATAACTTTATCATAGCGTACTACCTTTTATTGAAAGTATTGTATTTATTGTATTATTTTTATTAATATATTTATTTTATTCTATGTTATATATAGTTATTATTTTTTAAGAATAAGATTATACGATTATACAAATCTATAATATCAATAATCAAAATAAATAATGAGAGATTATTAATTAAAAAATTGTGGGATTTAATTACTACTTTTTCTTCTTAATTTCTTTAATTAAGATACTTAATAGGAACCACAGAATTAAGAACCATCCTGCTACAGAAGAGCCAATTAATACAGATATTAAAAGTATTCTTAACTCTTGCGTCATTCTTGTTCTTTCTTAATAATATGCCAATTTTTTTTATGTGGGACTAAAATGGGAACCTTTTCTTCAACCTCAGGGGGTTTTCCACTTTCTTTTTGTTCGCTGGATATATCTTTTGTATCTATTGGATTATTATTTATCTTTTCTAAATTTTCCCTAATCTTTTTATTCTCTTCTTCTAACATGTTAATTTTATTTTTTAATTGTGTATTCTCTTTTATTAATTCCTCTAATCGTTGTTCTATTTTTTTTATACCCAAATCCTTATTTTCATTTTCTTCTTTAGGGGTTATTGAATCTTCTTTGATTTCTTCTTCATTTTTTTCTACATAAGTTAATAATAAATCATCAAACCATGCACAGCCTGTTCCTTCTATGGCACACCTAATTACACAAAAATCTGTTCCTTTCGGTATTTTTGTTTTTATATTTAATTTCTTCCACTCATTAGTTCCTGAAAGAATTTCTGATTTTTTACTTTCAATAATTCGAGCGGGATTTTGTGTCCAGAATTGCAAAAGGAAATAGGCTTTATAAATATTGTCTGTCTTAATCCAACCTTCTAAATACATATCTTTATTTTCAGAAGCATTAACGGGTATTCTCTGGCTCCAATTATTTACTGGCTCTTTCTGATAGTTATTGGTATTAGTCAAAAAAATTGAATTTTCATCTGTATGATATATTTTCTTATCTATTTTTCCAAAAGAGCCATCCTGGGGCTGGATAAATAATGCCCAGTATGAAACAGATGATTTAATTTCTTCTTCAAAACCTGGGTTTTTAATTAAATTTTCTGCATAGACAATAATATTCAAAAGAAGAAAATAAAATGAAAATAAAATTATTTTTTTGCTTTTATTATTTTTTTGGTTCATTATTCATTTTCTGTTAATGACCACTTAAACCTTGCATTCTAAGTTTGAGGTCTTTGGGGGAAGTAGCGTAAGTTAAAGCTGTTTCTGTAGAGATTCTCTTCTGAGACCATAGGTCAAACAAAGCCTGGTCGAATGTTTGCATACCATATTGGTCTTTTCCTTCCTGAATGAGAGACACGATGTCACGGAAAGGTTTGCCCTGTTCGATAAAGTCCCGAACGGCTCTTGTGCCTATCAATATTTCTGCAGCAACACATCTTCCCGTCCCGCTTGCCATTGGCACTATTCTTTGAGAAATAACACCCCGTAGAACACTCGCTAACTGTTTTCGGACAAATAAATGTTGATGGGGTTCAAAAAATTCTATGATACGGTTTAGCGTTTCGACAGCATCAACGGTATGCAATGTAGATAAAACGAGATGTCCTGTTTCTGCGGAAGATAACGCTGTTCTTACTGTTTCTGTATCACGCATTTCTCCTATCAATATTACATCGGGGTCCTGGCGAAGTGCGGCTCTTAAAGCATTTGCAAAGGAAAGTGTATCATGCCCTATCTCTCTTTGCGTTATGATACTCTGTTTATCTCTATGAACAAATTCCAAGGGGTCTTCAATAGTAACAACATGGTCAGAACGCGTGTTGTTTATCTCATCTATCATTGCTGCAAGCGTAGTTGATTTGCCACTTCCTGTAGGTCCTGTAATAAGAATTAAACCATTTTTTAGTTTACATAATTTTTTTAATATAGGCGGTAAATTTAATTCATCTATCGTTAATACTTTCAAGGGAATTAGTCGCATAACAATACGGATATGTCCATCATCACGACAAATATTTACACGGAACCGTGCTTTATTTTCAAAATAAAATGAAATATCAAGTTCAAAAACTTTTTCATATTTACTAACATCTGGAGGAGATGCTATTTCATGAAGATATACTTTTAAATCTTCATCAGAAAGAATATTTTCCTCGTCTATTCTCTTTAATACTCCATCAATTCTTAATATAGGTGGGTTATTGTATTTCAAGTGAATATCTGAAGCATTCATTTGTATTGCCATTTCCATGAGTTCTTTTAATGGAATTGTCATCATTCCCTCCTTGTGTTTATAAAGTTCTATTTTTTTATTATAGAATATCTTACTACAAAATATATATTAAACTTATTATTTTAGGAAAGTTTCATGTCCATCCGTATAATCATACATACATTTCCTTCACCGGAAGAAAATTTGTCTGCAGAGGAATTTCTTTTTTATCAGAAAAATCAAGGTGATGGAGAAGATATTCTTCGTATCTGGGAAAGTGAGGTTTATTTTGTCGTTTTAGGTAGTTCTCAATATGTAAATGAAGAAATTTTTTTGGATAGATGTAAGTTTTATGGTATAAAAATTCTGCGTAGATGTAGTGCAGGTGGTGCTGTTTTGCAAGGTCCTGGTTGCCTTAATTTTTCTCTTTTCTTAAACCTTGACAGATACCCTCAATTACGAAATATTCGTGATTCGTATCATTTTTTATTATCTAAATTAATTGCCACTTTATATCAAGAATGGGGATTAGAAACGGCTATTGAAGGGATTAGTGATTTGTGTTATATGGGAAAGAAAATTTCGGGTAATGCTCAAAGAAGGAATAGTAAAGTCCTATTGCATCATGGAACATTACTTTATCGTTTGGATTATGAGTTATTGGAAGATGTTTTAAAGATACCCAAGATACAACCCGAATATAGAGCAGGAAGAACACACAAAGATTTTGTTGGAACTTTACCTCTTTCCAAAGAAGAAATTACCGACTGCGTATTGAAAACATTTGCTTTAGATGGTTTTTATTCTACTTTTACAAATACAGAAATAAAGGGAATACAACAACTTGTAGATAGCAAATACAGTAAAGAAGATTGGAACTTTAAGAGGTAGAAATATATCCGTTTAATGGAAGTGAGGGATTGGCTGTAAAAGAGAAATCGGCTGAATATCCCTTTTTAAGTCGAAAATATCCTGCGGATGCAATCATGGCTCCATTGTCTAAACAATATTTAAATTCGGGTAAAAACACATCAATATCTAATTCTTCTTTCAATCTTTTTCTTAGAAGAGCATTGGCTGATACTCCTCCTGCAACTACCAATTTTTTTAATCCTGTTTTTTTTAGTGCATTCTTTGTTTTGGCTACCAAGACATCAATAGCACTCCATTGGAAACTTGCTGCAATATCAGAAATCCACTGCGTCGTTCTATCTTTTTCTGGGACTTCTCTCACTTTATATAAAACGGCGGTTTTTAATCCACTATAACTAAATTCTAATGATTCACTATTGGCAAGTCCCTGAGGAAAGGAACAATATTTGGGATTACCGTTTTCTGCACTTTTTTGTATTGAAGGTCCTCCCGGATATAGGAGACCTAATATGCGAGCAACTTTATCAAAACATTCCCCTACTGCATCATCTCTGGTATTTCCTATAATTTCATACTGATGAGGTAATTTACATTCAATTAATAATGTATGACCACCGCTTACAACAAGAGACAA includes:
- a CDS encoding TolC family protein, which codes for MNFKEKIYIHKFLLTTIFIAMGILTSCAHVNPEKYREESLNEFKQKIEEQTPEKVKAEQELTLDECIQIALQNNAQVKISEIEQKIAKLEKNIAFSNFLPQISSEFQIVNYDRKPMVNFGPLSTAMQDQTIRMDTIQLQLPIFAPATWFLYDLRNKGVNITNLVKDYTCQMIALQTTALYFQILALENIEKTLQLQLDNANKLTEQVNAFYEEGMLTQSQKEQVYLLKQSRERDLKQCQQEIETVKAQFNTVLGISPLQKIKLSKQVDIPIPANNTEEMIYIALKNHPRILIEDRKVEISEDEIKLAITNFLPLIGGFTQWQYTSNSYTLYSQSVLSGLHGILTLFNGFANIQQYRIAREKREKAFLEREETSLSLMAGVIRAKANWEKAKEDLKLAEQAYTYYKEKYRETNEKWNEGMVAEVDIVTVQNELSIAEINLINARIQEQIAIAVLWNSTGKTYSGSLIYNENEKEKSKDGKK
- a CDS encoding CerR family C-terminal domain-containing protein, which produces MLEINRDWTGKRLELIETAGQLFANSGIDGVSIREIAEKSNVNIASINYYFGSKENLYMESLRYVAWQVRCPLAQKILQDESVDYSSKEQCIEIIRKLIGERAQNYLSDKYPAWYSRLLLRSLVEPPPKYENVIFQTFIPELNALVEVLMRCNPANTLAKCRFWAFSILGEISFYVFAEPGIKLALNIAEKYTQKFLSQLQEHITSLILKGLDLKEE
- a CDS encoding efflux RND transporter periplasmic adaptor subunit, whose protein sequence is MVKNKKKIHYRLLVIIPLFLFNMSCGKQIVSAEKGSNSEEAFPVKVEAVQKKLFKKTIDVQGTIDSKEHAIVSARIDGVLTDLFVDEGDTVVANETPLFQVDKLKVEQAYEIAKQDLNVAKCAIREADANLANMKAQFDKAQIDYERFQHLLEKKAVSKDTFELQETRYKASKAGLEHAEAVCQLVNEQLKKAEHALKIAEKTLSDSLVYAPISGKISYKFVQKNEFIGGGRPVVKIDNPEVLEVSAFLPAEYYPYIKEKETQLELYVQEEKIDTLTVNYKSPTVLPNLRTFEIKAILDKKDEKIIPGVMAKIEVLLEQRENLGVPKVCVITQGKERYLYKIVDSKSQKVIVNTGFETDGWIEIIEGEINEGDKVVSMGQSFIKDSQTVQVLEER
- a CDS encoding efflux RND transporter permease subunit — protein: MNLIELSVRRPVAVTCLFIGLTFLGIEAYYRMGLEFFPKVDVPYVTVVTVYPGASPEEIETDIARRIEDAVFTIDGLKHVTSNCMENVCQTFLEFQLNVDVDVAAYDVREKLDLIQNDFPEGTEKPKVLKFDINAVPIIDLALTGDIPIDELYDYADNQLKDKLTTIEGVANVELVGGAKKEVHVLLDRDKLASRGLTSLDIVEAIQKGVRLIPSGRVREGETEYSVKYDAEYHQIEQLETLPIISKEGSRCYIKDIGKVVFSSKEIRQSAFLDGKSCIYIRIVKRAEANTVRVVESVRSAIGNIQSSLPVGMELVWVNDEGSFIKATVDSTTGDIIQGIILTALILFFFLYNFRLTFIVGITMPLTIVVGLFFISLLGYSLNISTLISLGLSVGILVTNSIVVLESIMTEFQKSQEPKESAIKGASRVFIAVLASAGTNLVVLFPIATMGSQVGLFLAPFAWTMIIVTAVSLFISFTMTPLLASILLKSTKKRGIIYKFEQIFNMFLDFMKNGYIGVLKFFEHRRLTSLLFTFGIVVIFILTFNLIQKIGFGFFEEPDRGTLFIRLEYPTHYSLKNTIKRVKEVEERVKDLPYLKHVLSSVGKIQGIMGQTSEGVYVAQILLVFNEKPERPDMPIDKIKDKVRKLLENYPDCKYSVGSPTAIGGQSIPIELEIFGEDREEIQKIVKRLETQAKSLEGLKDIDTSIRGGRPELKIYPDKPLLSDINFPPVILGMLLRGNLEGITAGVYKQQGRNYDIVVKFDEIEGKQQVENFLLPGAPGKPINLTTVAKIEEKTAPVNVLRKDKRKIEKLFAGLAPRKPLGTAVAELTDVIKKYGNLPQGYDYYFFGENEVMVEAQQEFARAGIIAIVLIILVLAAILESFKQPFFILVTLPLGLIGVVLSLYLTGYSISMFVLLGLVMLSGIVVNNAILIIDRLNQLVASGVSRHKAMIQSAGEQFRPILMITLAAVAGMIPIATGKGLGSEIRTDLGIASIGGIAFSGVLTLIVIPVLYDLFTRGKIENNK